One Ignavibacterium sp. DNA segment encodes these proteins:
- a CDS encoding glycosyltransferase, which translates to MKFNQIVERAVITISNREEEKKGENLEQKYLRRILISGIMSLLLILIIIYSLPYTILSYSSLFEYSIIVALVIFLFILLVRYFAILISAYLYINEYTFSSVNGFAPFVSIIVPVYNEGKIIRDSISSLLKLDYFNYEIIIVNDGSTDDTKQIAESMVGFQDALYGKVLVSLINQPNLGKARALNAGIFYSKADYVLCMDGDSQLSPESIKVAVRHFKDPKIGAVAGNVKVQNRKRFFTDLQALEYIEGLNMARSAQSYFRYVNIIPGPIGVFRKAAIEQAGFYSSDTYAEDADLTLKLLSKGWKIYYEPKSISYTEAPVTLQQLLKQRYRWTRGILQSIRKHKKIMLSPATHFGQAFILWVMSYEALIWPTMNIAANAFFIFAALLFGFSHLIFFWWAGLAILDLVTALYCVAVEKEEFRLVWYAIIYRMFFILIIDICKTMSTIEEFLGIRMTWGKLERSTSGKSGKIVVNTVGN; encoded by the coding sequence ATGAAGTTTAACCAAATCGTAGAGCGTGCTGTAATAACTATTTCAAACCGTGAGGAAGAAAAAAAAGGAGAAAATCTAGAGCAGAAGTATTTACGAAGGATTCTTATAAGCGGAATTATGTCTTTACTGCTTATTCTGATTATCATTTATTCTTTACCATACACTATACTATCATATAGTTCACTATTTGAATACTCGATAATTGTTGCTCTGGTAATTTTTCTCTTTATCCTTCTGGTAAGATATTTTGCAATTCTTATCTCAGCGTATTTGTATATAAACGAATATACATTTTCGTCTGTAAATGGATTTGCGCCTTTTGTTTCAATTATAGTTCCGGTGTATAACGAAGGAAAGATTATTCGTGATTCAATTTCTTCATTATTGAAACTGGATTATTTCAATTACGAAATTATTATCGTCAATGACGGTTCTACAGATGATACAAAACAAATTGCAGAATCAATGGTAGGGTTTCAGGATGCTCTTTATGGAAAGGTTTTAGTTTCTTTAATCAATCAGCCTAATCTTGGTAAGGCAAGAGCATTGAATGCAGGAATATTTTATTCAAAAGCAGATTATGTCCTTTGTATGGATGGTGATTCTCAGTTATCTCCTGAATCAATAAAAGTTGCAGTAAGACACTTTAAAGATCCTAAGATAGGTGCTGTCGCAGGAAATGTTAAAGTTCAAAACAGAAAAAGATTCTTTACAGATCTGCAGGCTCTTGAATATATTGAGGGATTAAATATGGCAAGAAGTGCTCAAAGTTACTTCAGATATGTTAATATAATCCCGGGACCAATTGGAGTATTTAGAAAAGCTGCCATTGAACAGGCAGGATTTTATTCGAGTGATACTTATGCAGAAGATGCTGATTTAACATTAAAACTTCTGTCAAAAGGTTGGAAAATTTATTATGAGCCGAAGTCGATATCATACACTGAAGCACCGGTTACTTTGCAGCAGTTATTAAAACAAAGATACAGATGGACAAGAGGAATATTGCAATCGATCAGAAAACACAAAAAAATTATGCTTAGTCCGGCTACACATTTTGGTCAAGCTTTTATTCTTTGGGTGATGTCTTATGAAGCGCTGATATGGCCAACAATGAATATTGCTGCTAATGCTTTTTTTATTTTTGCAGCATTACTGTTTGGGTTTTCTCACCTGATTTTTTTCTGGTGGGCGGGATTGGCGATCTTGGATCTTGTAACTGCACTATATTGTGTAGCTGTAGAGAAAGAAGAATTCAGACTTGTATGGTATGCGATTATTTACAGAATGTTTTTTATTTTAATCATCGA